One Pseudodesulfovibrio sp. S3 DNA window includes the following coding sequences:
- a CDS encoding AraC family transcriptional regulator, whose translation MGKMPTNSDVQFWRDPDLPGVEVRYSSYHEEAFCNHAHAAYSVGVIETGKTTFYLAGEAYVGLAGRMILIGPNVAHACNPDPDSSMTYRMFYVDVPLLESVTAEVFGHEVGQPHFPEPVVDDPGLVDAWRTLHLAIIEGADRLEKESLFIQGLAELVSRHASLGIPDQPSGNERAVRVVKEYLADNVAEKVNLDTLSQVAGLSRYHLLRLFRDVTGLPPHAYQNQLRVDMGKGLLAGGMSISRAAVETGFADQSHFSRVFRQYTGATPLQYQSSNCTGS comes from the coding sequence ATGGGTAAAATGCCGACCAATTCCGACGTGCAGTTCTGGCGTGATCCGGATCTTCCGGGCGTGGAGGTGCGTTATTCCTCTTACCATGAGGAGGCCTTTTGCAACCACGCACATGCGGCCTATTCCGTAGGGGTGATCGAGACCGGAAAGACCACATTCTACCTTGCGGGCGAAGCGTATGTCGGCCTTGCCGGGCGGATGATCCTTATCGGGCCGAACGTGGCTCACGCCTGCAATCCAGACCCGGATTCCAGCATGACCTACCGCATGTTCTACGTGGATGTCCCCCTGCTTGAATCAGTGACCGCCGAGGTCTTCGGGCATGAGGTCGGACAGCCGCATTTCCCAGAACCCGTGGTGGATGACCCCGGCCTGGTCGATGCATGGCGCACCCTGCACCTGGCTATCATCGAGGGTGCGGACCGGCTGGAAAAGGAAAGCCTGTTCATCCAGGGGCTGGCCGAACTGGTGTCGCGTCATGCCAGTCTGGGCATCCCGGATCAGCCTTCCGGGAATGAACGTGCGGTCCGGGTGGTCAAGGAGTACCTGGCGGACAATGTCGCGGAAAAGGTCAATCTGGACACGTTGTCTCAAGTGGCAGGACTGAGCCGTTATCATCTTTTGCGGTTGTTCCGGGATGTCACGGGATTGCCTCCCCATGCCTATCAGAATCAGCTTCGCGTGGACATGGGGAAGGGACTGCTGGCGGGCGGCATGTCCATCAGCCGGGCCGCCGTGGAGACCGGGTTCGCGGACCAGTCCCATTTTTCCCGAGTGTTCAGGCAATATACCGGGGCCACGCCCTTGCAGTACCAGTCCTCCAACTGCACCGGATCGTAA